In the genome of Streptomyces sp. NBC_00190, one region contains:
- a CDS encoding hemerythrin domain-containing protein, translated as MAGDQDQDVVAVILKDHRTMEELFRRMRSVEADRAGALAKFSALLIAHGEAEEAEVYGALKRFRNVDDKEVEHGVEEHAEGNEALLALLEVDEVGSGEWDARLEDLVKAVSHHVDEEERTILNGARENVPGERRAELGAAFLRERERQLAADCGSVENVRGLVRG; from the coding sequence ATGGCCGGGGACCAGGACCAGGACGTCGTCGCCGTGATCCTCAAGGACCACCGCACCATGGAGGAGCTGTTCCGCCGGATGCGGAGCGTGGAGGCGGACCGGGCCGGCGCGCTCGCGAAGTTCTCCGCGCTGCTCATCGCCCACGGCGAGGCGGAGGAAGCCGAGGTGTACGGCGCGCTGAAGCGTTTCAGGAACGTCGACGACAAGGAGGTGGAACACGGGGTCGAGGAGCACGCCGAGGGCAACGAGGCGCTGCTGGCGCTGCTCGAAGTGGACGAGGTGGGCTCCGGCGAATGGGACGCGCGGCTGGAGGACCTGGTCAAGGCGGTCTCCCACCACGTCGACGAGGAGGAGCGGACGATCCTCAACGGGGCCCGGGAGAACGTTCCCGGCGAGCGCAGGGCCGAACTGGGAGCCGCGTTCCTGCGGGAGCGGGAGCGGCAGCTGGCGGCGGACTGCGGGAGCGTCGAGAACGTGCGCGGCCTCGTACGGGGATGA
- a CDS encoding YkvA family protein, producing the protein MDGKFWLTLATVVTAVLAVAAAVLLVRVFRARRLLTDAGIPLRDKALFWAAVIYTVSPADLIPDPVYLDDIGLLLLALRSLHAAAAATRPATARPAKP; encoded by the coding sequence ATGGACGGAAAGTTCTGGCTCACGCTCGCCACGGTGGTCACCGCCGTGCTCGCGGTGGCCGCAGCGGTGCTGCTCGTACGGGTCTTCCGGGCGCGGCGGCTGCTCACCGACGCCGGGATCCCGCTGCGCGACAAGGCCCTGTTCTGGGCCGCAGTGATCTACACCGTCTCACCGGCGGACCTGATTCCGGACCCGGTCTACCTCGACGACATCGGGCTCCTGCTGCTGGCCCTGCGCTCGCTGCACGCGGCAGCGGCGGCGACCCGGCCGGCGACGGCCCGCCCCGCGAAGCCCTGA
- the ctaD gene encoding aa3-type cytochrome oxidase subunit I, with product MTSVDRSPVQAPPDDRTAPRTERRAGQGSAVLGWLSTTDHKVIGNLYLVTAFAFFLFAGVLALVMRAELARPGLQIISNQQYNEAFTIHATIMMLLFATPTFTGFANAVMPLQIGAPDVAFPRLNAFTYWVYLFGGLMVVSGLLTADGAAAFGWFAYAPLNSAAYSPGTGPDLWAMGLAVSGLSTILGSVNFITTIVCLRAPGMTLFRMPIFTWNVLFTSILALLAFPVLTATLLVLEADRKFGAHVFDAANGGALLWQHLFWFFGHPEVYIVALPFFGVVSEILPVFSRKPMFGYAALIGATIAITGLSATVWAHHMFATGAVLLPFFSLMSFLIAVPTGVKFFNWIGTMWQGSLSFETPMLWSIGFLVTFLLGGLTGVLVASPPLDFHLTDSYFVVAHLHYVLFGTIVFATFGGFYFWWPKLTGRMLDERLGKVHFWTLFVGFQTTFLVQHWLGEAGMPRRYADYLASDGFTLLNTVSTIGSFLLGLSTLPFLYNVFRTQRHGERVTVDDPWGWGRSLEWATSCPPPRHNFHALPRIRSESPAFDLHHPEVPGDRVPSERGTR from the coding sequence ATGACGTCGGTGGACCGGTCACCGGTACAGGCGCCGCCCGACGACCGGACCGCGCCCAGGACCGAACGGCGGGCCGGCCAGGGATCCGCCGTACTGGGGTGGCTGTCGACCACCGACCACAAGGTGATCGGCAACCTCTACCTGGTGACGGCCTTCGCCTTCTTCCTCTTCGCCGGGGTGCTGGCCCTGGTGATGCGGGCCGAACTCGCCCGCCCCGGGCTCCAGATCATCTCGAACCAGCAGTACAACGAGGCGTTCACCATCCACGCCACGATCATGATGCTGCTGTTCGCGACGCCGACCTTCACCGGCTTCGCCAACGCGGTCATGCCCTTGCAGATCGGCGCGCCCGATGTCGCCTTCCCCCGGCTGAACGCGTTCACCTACTGGGTGTACCTGTTCGGGGGCCTCATGGTGGTGTCAGGACTGCTGACCGCCGACGGGGCGGCGGCGTTCGGATGGTTCGCCTACGCGCCCCTCAACAGCGCCGCGTACTCCCCGGGAACCGGCCCGGACCTGTGGGCCATGGGGCTGGCGGTGTCGGGACTCAGCACGATCCTGGGGTCGGTGAACTTCATCACCACCATCGTCTGTCTGCGCGCCCCGGGCATGACCTTGTTCCGCATGCCGATCTTCACCTGGAACGTGCTCTTCACCTCCATCCTGGCGCTGCTGGCCTTTCCCGTCCTCACGGCCACACTGCTGGTCCTGGAGGCGGACAGGAAGTTCGGCGCGCACGTCTTCGACGCGGCCAACGGCGGCGCCCTGCTGTGGCAGCACCTGTTCTGGTTCTTCGGGCATCCGGAGGTCTACATCGTGGCGCTGCCGTTCTTCGGGGTGGTGAGCGAGATCCTGCCCGTCTTCAGCCGGAAGCCGATGTTCGGGTACGCGGCCCTGATCGGTGCCACGATCGCCATCACGGGCCTGTCGGCGACCGTGTGGGCGCACCACATGTTCGCTACGGGGGCCGTGCTCCTGCCCTTCTTCTCGCTGATGTCCTTCCTGATCGCCGTCCCCACGGGCGTGAAGTTCTTCAACTGGATCGGGACGATGTGGCAGGGCTCGCTCTCCTTCGAGACACCGATGCTGTGGTCCATCGGCTTCCTCGTCACCTTCCTGCTGGGCGGTCTGACCGGCGTGCTGGTCGCATCGCCGCCGCTGGACTTCCATCTGACGGACAGCTACTTCGTCGTCGCCCATCTCCACTACGTGCTCTTCGGCACGATCGTGTTCGCCACCTTCGGAGGCTTCTACTTCTGGTGGCCGAAGCTGACGGGACGGATGCTGGACGAGCGGCTCGGCAAGGTCCACTTCTGGACCCTGTTCGTCGGCTTCCAGACCACGTTCCTGGTCCAGCACTGGCTGGGCGAGGCCGGGATGCCGCGCCGGTACGCCGACTACCTCGCGAGCGACGGCTTCACCCTCCTCAATACGGTCTCCACCATCGGCTCCTTCCTCCTCGGCCTCTCGACGCTGCCCTTCCTCTACAACGTCTTCAGGACGCAGCGCCACGGCGAGCGGGTCACCGTCGACGACCCGTGGGGCTGGGGCCGTTCCCTGGAATGGGCGACGAGCTGCCCGCCACCGCGGCACAACTTCCACGCCCTGCCCCGGATCCGCTCGGAATCCCCGGCCTTCGACCTGCACCACCCGGAGGTGCCCGGTGACAGAGTGCCCAGCGAAAGGGGTACGCGGTGA
- a CDS encoding alpha-ketoglutarate-dependent dioxygenase AlkB has product MHAAQGLQGSLFDQGDEIRLGPLAGVRRTPLGAGAWVDHLPGWLTGSDALFERLAADVPWRAERRQMYEREVEVPRLLAFYGEGEDLPHAALTEAREALSGHYAAELGEPFATAGLCLYRDGRDSVAWHGDRTGRSSTEDTMVAIVSVGDPRDLAFRPRDGGATLLRLALGHGDLVVMGGSCQRTMEHAVPKSARAVGPRISVQFRTRGVL; this is encoded by the coding sequence ATGCACGCTGCCCAGGGCCTACAGGGTTCCCTCTTCGACCAGGGGGACGAGATCCGTCTCGGGCCGCTCGCGGGCGTGCGGCGCACCCCCCTCGGTGCCGGGGCCTGGGTCGACCATCTCCCCGGCTGGCTGACCGGTTCCGACGCGCTCTTCGAGCGGCTGGCCGCCGATGTGCCCTGGCGCGCCGAGCGGCGGCAGATGTACGAGCGTGAGGTCGAGGTGCCCCGCCTGCTCGCCTTCTACGGTGAGGGCGAGGATCTTCCGCACGCCGCCCTCACCGAGGCCCGCGAGGCACTGTCCGGGCACTACGCCGCGGAACTCGGGGAGCCCTTCGCCACCGCGGGGCTGTGCCTCTACCGCGACGGCCGCGACAGCGTGGCCTGGCACGGCGACCGGACCGGCCGCTCGTCCACCGAGGACACCATGGTCGCGATCGTCTCCGTCGGCGACCCCCGCGACCTCGCCTTCCGCCCCCGCGACGGCGGAGCCACCCTGCTGCGCCTCGCCCTCGGCCACGGGGACCTCGTCGTCATGGGCGGCTCGTGTCAGCGGACCATGGAGCACGCGGTGCCCAAGTCGGCGCGGGCCGTCGGGCCGCGCATCAGCGTCCAGTTCCGCACCCGCGGGGTCCTGTGA
- a CDS encoding MarR family winged helix-turn-helix transcriptional regulator: MAETRWLDDREMRAWSGFLAASALVNRRLDQQLKDDSGLSHPQYEILVRLAAAPGRELRMTELANGLINSKSGLTYQITQMEKAGLVRRRSCPSDVRGVFAVLTEAGSARLDEAAPGHVATVREILVDVLTPEQLDALADGLGEVGRRLREHGA, encoded by the coding sequence ATGGCTGAGACGAGATGGCTGGACGACCGCGAGATGCGGGCCTGGAGCGGATTCCTGGCCGCCTCGGCCCTGGTGAACCGCCGCCTCGACCAGCAGCTGAAGGACGACTCCGGGCTCTCGCACCCCCAGTACGAGATCCTCGTACGGCTCGCCGCGGCCCCCGGACGCGAGCTGCGGATGACGGAGCTGGCCAACGGCCTGATCAACTCGAAGAGCGGCCTGACCTACCAGATCACCCAGATGGAGAAAGCCGGGCTGGTCCGCCGCCGCAGCTGCCCCTCCGACGTGCGCGGCGTCTTCGCCGTCCTCACCGAGGCCGGGAGCGCCCGGCTGGACGAGGCGGCACCCGGGCACGTGGCCACCGTCCGGGAGATCCTCGTCGACGTCCTGACCCCCGAGCAGCTCGACGCGCTCGCCGACGGGCTGGGCGAGGTCGGACGGCGCCTGCGTGAGCACGGCGCCTGA
- a CDS encoding glycoside hydrolase family 15 protein, whose product MTQPIEDYALIGDLMTSGLVGRDGSIDWLCLPRFDSGACFAKLLGDEENGHWRIAPASAGAAERCTRRAYADGSMVLESYWETEDGTVKVIDFMPQRDISPDVMRIVEGVSGEVSVRSTLRLRFDYGHVVPWVRRSDGERVAIAGPDSAWLRSEPPVRTWGEANSTCSEFTVAAGERVAFVLTWHASHDPRPEPVEPYAALEQSLADWRQWTSQCSYEGPYREAVARSLITLKALTYAPTGGIVAAASTSLPEEIGGVRNWDYRYCWLRDSTLTLGSLLSTGFHDEARAWRAWLLRAVAGDPADLQIMYGIAGERRIPETDLPWLRGYASSAPVRVGNAAVDQLQLDVYGEVIDSLYLARASGLASERHAWQIQLALLDFLERNWRRPDEGLWEVRGPRRHFVHSKVMAWVAADRAVRTLEGDSSMPGDLERWRTMRDDVHRDVCEKGYDPERGTFTQYYGSGELDAATLLIPRVGFLPPDDPRVIGTVDAVREELGRSGLVRRYTTEGPAVDGLPGDEGAFLACSFWLADALYLTGREKEARDLFERLLSVRNDVGLLAEEYDPIAGRQLGNFPQAFSHVGLINTALTLAEGEAVRVG is encoded by the coding sequence ATGACACAACCCATCGAAGACTACGCACTCATCGGCGACCTGATGACCAGTGGACTGGTTGGCCGCGACGGGTCCATCGACTGGCTGTGCCTGCCGCGATTCGACTCCGGGGCCTGCTTCGCCAAGCTCCTCGGCGACGAGGAGAACGGCCACTGGCGCATCGCGCCCGCATCCGCCGGGGCGGCCGAGCGGTGCACCCGCCGCGCCTACGCGGACGGCTCGATGGTGCTGGAGTCGTACTGGGAGACCGAGGACGGCACGGTCAAGGTCATCGACTTCATGCCGCAGCGTGACATCTCACCCGATGTGATGCGGATCGTCGAAGGCGTGTCCGGCGAGGTGTCCGTCCGCAGCACCCTGCGCCTGCGCTTCGACTACGGCCACGTCGTCCCCTGGGTCCGCCGCAGCGACGGGGAGCGCGTCGCCATCGCCGGGCCCGACTCCGCCTGGTTGCGCAGCGAACCGCCCGTGCGCACCTGGGGCGAGGCCAACAGCACCTGCTCCGAGTTCACCGTCGCAGCGGGGGAGCGCGTCGCCTTCGTCCTCACCTGGCACGCCTCGCACGACCCGCGCCCCGAGCCCGTCGAACCGTACGCGGCGCTGGAGCAGAGCCTCGCCGACTGGCGGCAATGGACGTCCCAGTGCAGCTACGAGGGCCCCTACCGGGAGGCGGTCGCCCGCTCCCTGATCACCCTCAAGGCCCTCACCTACGCCCCGACCGGCGGCATCGTCGCCGCGGCCAGCACTTCCCTCCCCGAGGAGATCGGCGGGGTCCGCAACTGGGACTACCGCTACTGCTGGCTCCGGGACTCCACCCTCACCCTCGGCTCGCTCCTGTCCACCGGATTCCACGACGAGGCCCGCGCCTGGCGGGCCTGGCTGCTGCGCGCGGTCGCCGGCGACCCCGCCGACCTCCAGATCATGTACGGGATCGCCGGCGAGCGCAGGATCCCCGAGACCGACCTGCCGTGGCTGCGCGGCTACGCCTCCTCCGCCCCCGTACGCGTCGGCAACGCGGCGGTCGACCAGCTCCAGCTCGACGTGTACGGCGAGGTCATCGACTCCCTGTACCTCGCGCGGGCCTCCGGGCTGGCCTCCGAGCGCCACGCGTGGCAGATCCAGCTCGCGCTGCTCGACTTCCTGGAGCGGAACTGGCGCCGGCCCGACGAGGGGCTGTGGGAAGTGCGCGGCCCGCGCCGCCACTTCGTGCACTCCAAGGTGATGGCCTGGGTCGCCGCCGACCGGGCCGTGCGCACCCTGGAGGGCGATTCCTCGATGCCCGGTGACCTGGAGCGCTGGCGGACCATGAGGGACGACGTGCACCGTGACGTGTGCGAGAAGGGCTACGACCCCGAGCGGGGCACCTTCACCCAGTACTACGGCTCCGGCGAGCTCGACGCGGCGACCCTGCTCATTCCCCGCGTCGGCTTCCTACCGCCCGACGACCCGCGCGTCATCGGCACCGTCGACGCGGTCCGGGAGGAGCTCGGCCGCAGCGGCCTGGTCCGCCGCTACACCACCGAAGGCCCCGCCGTCGACGGCCTGCCCGGCGACGAAGGAGCCTTCCTGGCCTGCTCGTTCTGGCTGGCCGACGCCTTGTACCTGACCGGGCGGGAGAAGGAGGCCCGGGACCTGTTCGAGCGGCTGCTGTCGGTACGCAACGACGTGGGGCTGCTCGCCGAGGAGTACGACCCCATCGCCGGGCGGCAACTCGGCAACTTCCCCCAGGCCTTCAGCCACGTCGGACTGATCAACACCGCCCTCACGCTGGCCGAGGGCGAGGCCGTCCGCGTCGGCTGA
- the ctaF gene encoding aa3-type cytochrome oxidase subunit IV, with the protein MKGEAWLFTGTALFFGATTLVYGWFSHEPAGTVALCVSFVMSGLVSAFLWRQYRRAGERPEDRGEAEVREAGGRRVFFPARSHFPVLAAAGSALIGLGVVQGLWLCLIGFGVLLPGVLGFAFQSLGHEE; encoded by the coding sequence GTGAAAGGTGAGGCCTGGCTCTTCACCGGCACGGCCCTGTTCTTCGGGGCGACCACCCTCGTCTACGGATGGTTCTCGCACGAGCCGGCGGGCACGGTGGCGCTGTGCGTCTCGTTCGTCATGTCTGGCCTCGTCTCCGCCTTCCTCTGGCGCCAGTACCGGCGCGCGGGAGAGCGTCCGGAGGACCGCGGGGAGGCCGAGGTCCGGGAGGCCGGCGGCCGCCGCGTCTTCTTCCCCGCCCGCAGCCACTTTCCCGTACTGGCGGCGGCGGGCAGCGCGTTGATCGGCCTCGGGGTGGTCCAGGGCCTGTGGCTGTGCCTCATCGGGTTCGGCGTGCTGCTGCCCGGGGTCCTGGGGTTCGCCTTCCAGAGCCTCGGCCACGAGGAGTAG
- the dhaK gene encoding dihydroxyacetone kinase subunit DhaK, which produces MKMLINSPETVVADALRGMAAAHPELDVDVERRVVVRRNARAGGRVGVVSGGGSGHEPLHAGFVGYGMLSAACPGEVFTSPVPDQMLRAAEAVDSGQGVLFVVKNYTGDVLNFEMAAELAEEDGLRVERVLVNDDVAVTDSLYTAGRRGTGATLFVEKIAGAAAEEGAPLERVAALARRVNESSRSFGVALSACTTPAKGSPTFDLPDGELELGVGIHGEPGRERRAMMPAREIAEITVGAVLEELGQAGPADGPVLALVNGMGATPLLELYGFHAEVARVLEARGVPVARTLVGNYVTSLDMAGCSVTLCRADEELLRLWDAPVQTAALRWGR; this is translated from the coding sequence GTGAAGATGCTGATCAACAGCCCGGAGACCGTGGTCGCCGACGCCCTGCGCGGGATGGCGGCGGCCCATCCCGAGCTCGACGTCGACGTGGAGCGGCGGGTCGTCGTACGTCGGAACGCGCGCGCCGGCGGGCGGGTCGGAGTGGTCTCCGGGGGCGGCTCCGGGCACGAGCCGCTGCACGCGGGCTTCGTGGGGTACGGGATGCTGTCGGCCGCCTGCCCCGGGGAGGTGTTCACCTCGCCCGTGCCCGACCAGATGCTGCGGGCGGCCGAGGCGGTGGACTCCGGGCAGGGGGTGCTGTTCGTCGTCAAGAACTACACCGGGGACGTACTGAACTTCGAGATGGCCGCCGAGCTCGCAGAGGAGGACGGCCTGCGGGTCGAGCGGGTCCTGGTCAACGACGACGTCGCGGTCACGGACAGCCTGTACACGGCCGGCCGGCGCGGCACCGGGGCCACGCTCTTCGTCGAGAAGATCGCCGGGGCGGCGGCCGAGGAGGGGGCGCCGCTGGAGCGGGTCGCGGCGCTCGCCCGCCGGGTCAACGAGTCCTCGCGGAGCTTCGGCGTGGCGCTCAGCGCCTGCACCACTCCCGCCAAGGGCAGCCCGACCTTCGATCTGCCGGACGGGGAGCTGGAGCTGGGGGTCGGGATCCACGGCGAACCGGGCCGGGAGCGGCGCGCGATGATGCCGGCGCGGGAGATCGCGGAGATCACGGTGGGCGCCGTACTGGAGGAGCTGGGCCAAGCCGGCCCGGCGGACGGCCCGGTACTGGCGCTGGTCAACGGGATGGGGGCGACGCCGCTGCTGGAGCTGTACGGGTTCCACGCCGAGGTGGCGCGCGTGCTGGAGGCCCGCGGTGTGCCGGTGGCGCGGACGCTCGTGGGGAACTACGTGACCTCGCTCGACATGGCGGGGTGCTCGGTGACCCTGTGCCGGGCCGATGAGGAACTGCTGCGGCTGTGGGACGCGCCCGTGCAGACCGCGGCGCTGCGCTGGGGCCGCTGA
- the qcrB gene encoding cytochrome bc1 complex cytochrome b subunit, with product MPGSKRNVRPGSGAGRAVARGSEALDARLPLSEVLRTGMRKVFPDHWSFLLGELALYSFVVLLLTGVYLTFFFDPSMRETPYTGSYRPLQGVLMSQAYLSTLRISFDVRGGLLIRQVHHWAALVFVASIGAHMLRVFLTGAFRRPREVNWLLGVTLFMLALLEGFAGYSLPDDLLSGTGLRIAQGITLSVPVVGTYLSFFAFGGQYPGDDIVPRLYPVHILLVPGLLLGLITVHILLVVVLKHTHWPGPGRSGRNVVGLPFLPQYMAKSAGLFFTVFGLLAALGAVAQINPIWTYGPYRADVVSTGAQPDWYVGFLEGALRLMPGVETRLWGHTIMWNPLVTAVLLPGLLFALLYAYPFFERWITGATGERHLCDRPRDRPARTGLGVAALSCYAVLLLAGAQDILAFVFDVPVHALTWTLRVAFFAVPAAAFWLTRRLCLALQSRERRLLTEGEASGLVSQSVEGGFEPLHRALTATERYAVLARERPEPLRPADPADPAGAAAGGALRRRLAGARSAISAWYYQDRVPYPATPEQRRKIAATTAGPDVRESAEDG from the coding sequence GTGCCTGGTTCGAAGCGGAACGTGCGGCCGGGGAGCGGGGCCGGGCGGGCGGTGGCGAGGGGGTCCGAAGCCCTCGACGCGCGGCTGCCGCTCTCCGAAGTCCTCCGGACGGGCATGCGCAAGGTGTTCCCCGACCACTGGTCGTTCCTGCTGGGCGAGCTGGCCCTGTACAGCTTCGTCGTGCTCCTGCTGACCGGCGTGTACCTGACCTTCTTCTTCGACCCCTCGATGCGGGAGACGCCGTACACGGGCTCGTACCGCCCGCTCCAGGGCGTACTGATGTCCCAGGCCTACCTGTCCACCCTGCGGATCAGTTTCGACGTACGCGGCGGGCTGCTGATCCGGCAGGTCCACCACTGGGCGGCCCTGGTCTTCGTCGCCTCCATCGGCGCGCACATGCTGCGGGTGTTCCTCACCGGCGCCTTCCGCCGGCCGCGCGAGGTCAACTGGCTGCTGGGGGTGACGCTGTTCATGCTGGCGCTGCTGGAGGGCTTCGCCGGGTACTCGCTCCCCGACGACCTGCTGTCGGGCACCGGGCTGAGGATCGCCCAGGGGATCACCCTGTCGGTCCCGGTCGTCGGCACCTACCTGAGCTTCTTCGCCTTCGGCGGGCAGTATCCCGGCGACGACATCGTGCCCCGGCTCTACCCCGTGCACATCCTGCTGGTCCCCGGCCTGCTGCTGGGGCTGATCACGGTGCACATCCTCCTCGTCGTGGTCCTGAAGCACACCCACTGGCCGGGGCCCGGCAGGAGCGGCCGCAACGTCGTCGGCCTGCCCTTCCTCCCGCAGTACATGGCCAAGTCCGCCGGGCTGTTCTTCACCGTCTTCGGCCTGCTCGCGGCCCTGGGGGCCGTCGCGCAGATCAACCCCATCTGGACCTACGGCCCCTACCGCGCCGACGTGGTCTCCACCGGCGCCCAGCCCGACTGGTACGTCGGATTCCTCGAAGGGGCGCTGCGGCTGATGCCAGGGGTGGAAACCCGCCTGTGGGGGCACACGATCATGTGGAATCCCCTGGTGACCGCCGTCCTCCTGCCGGGCCTGCTCTTCGCGCTCCTCTACGCCTACCCCTTCTTCGAGCGCTGGATCACCGGCGCGACGGGGGAACGGCACCTGTGCGACCGCCCGCGTGACCGTCCCGCCCGCACCGGCCTGGGCGTGGCCGCCCTCTCCTGCTACGCCGTGCTGCTCCTCGCCGGCGCCCAGGACATCCTCGCCTTCGTCTTCGACGTGCCCGTGCACGCGCTGACCTGGACGCTGCGCGTCGCCTTCTTCGCCGTGCCGGCGGCCGCCTTCTGGCTCACCAGACGGCTGTGCCTGGCTCTCCAGTCGCGCGAGCGCCGGCTGCTGACCGAGGGGGAGGCGTCCGGTCTGGTGAGCCAGAGCGTCGAGGGCGGCTTCGAGCCGCTGCACCGGGCCCTCACGGCGACCGAGCGGTACGCCGTCCTCGCCAGGGAGCGGCCCGAGCCGCTGCGGCCCGCCGACCCCGCCGACCCCGCCGGAGCGGCCGCCGGCGGCGCCCTGCGACGCCGGCTGGCCGGCGCGCGGTCGGCGATCAGCGCCTGGTACTACCAGGACCGGGTTCCCTACCCCGCCACCCCCGAACAGCGCCGGAAGATCGCGGCGACCACCGCCGGACCGGACGTGCGGGAGTCCGCCGAGGACGGGTGA
- a CDS encoding helix-turn-helix domain-containing protein, which yields MATTTAAAEPSAFSREVRRRRALRRMSQLELATLAGTTQRHLSFIESGRSVPGRAMVVRLAESLRLTLRERNSLLLAAGYAPAYAESPRDGSAVEPAMRALGSILTGHLPYPAVVCGARGELVLANPAFEVLTEGAAAHLLAPPVNVLRLALHPEGMAPRVVNLAAWGRHIVENLRVRALAHPDPELDLLLAELRGYLPAPAPPGPDHLGFAVPLRLRTEGGELRLLTTLTSFATAVDVTLAELHLEAFLPADPASCDLLRRREEHRTAAVRA from the coding sequence ATGGCCACCACCACCGCAGCCGCCGAGCCCTCCGCCTTCTCCCGCGAGGTGCGCAGGAGGCGGGCGCTGCGGCGCATGAGCCAGCTCGAACTGGCCACGCTCGCCGGTACGACCCAGCGCCACCTCAGCTTCATCGAGAGCGGCCGCTCGGTGCCGGGGCGGGCGATGGTGGTGCGGCTCGCCGAGTCCCTCCGGCTGACCCTGCGCGAGCGCAACTCCCTTCTTCTGGCCGCCGGTTACGCGCCCGCGTACGCCGAGTCGCCGCGCGACGGCTCGGCCGTCGAACCGGCCATGAGGGCCCTGGGCTCCATCCTGACCGGGCATCTGCCGTATCCGGCGGTGGTCTGCGGGGCGCGGGGCGAACTCGTGCTGGCGAACCCCGCGTTCGAGGTGCTCACCGAGGGCGCCGCCGCGCACCTGCTCGCTCCTCCGGTGAACGTACTGCGCCTCGCACTGCACCCCGAGGGCATGGCACCGCGCGTGGTGAACCTGGCGGCGTGGGGGCGGCACATCGTGGAGAACCTGCGCGTACGGGCCCTGGCCCATCCCGATCCCGAGCTCGACCTGCTCCTGGCCGAACTGCGCGGCTACCTGCCGGCGCCGGCGCCGCCCGGGCCGGACCACCTCGGCTTCGCCGTGCCGCTGCGGCTGCGCACCGAGGGCGGGGAGCTACGGCTGCTGACCACCCTGACCTCCTTCGCCACCGCCGTGGACGTCACGCTCGCCGAGCTGCACCTGGAGGCCTTCCTCCCCGCCGACCCGGCCAGCTGTGACCTGCTGCGCCGCCGCGAGGAGCACCGGACGGCCGCCGTGCGGGCCTGA
- a CDS encoding flavin reductase family protein produces the protein MTEQDPFAEASDGPMFAVTAAAGGERAGCLVGFASQCSIHPPRFVVWLSTANHTYRVAREAPYLTVHLLRRDQRALAELFGGECGDRVDKFARVGWRPGLEGSPVLTDVRTWFTGRVEGRFEGGVGGGGGTMGGDHVGFLLSLAERCPPVEGTVPALLRYEDVGDLEAGHPA, from the coding sequence GTGACCGAGCAGGATCCCTTCGCCGAGGCGAGCGACGGCCCGATGTTCGCGGTCACGGCCGCGGCGGGCGGTGAGCGGGCGGGCTGCCTGGTGGGGTTCGCCTCGCAGTGCTCGATCCATCCGCCGCGATTCGTCGTCTGGCTGTCCACCGCCAACCACACCTACCGCGTCGCGCGCGAGGCCCCGTACCTCACCGTGCACCTGCTCCGCCGCGACCAGCGGGCGCTGGCGGAGCTCTTCGGCGGCGAGTGCGGCGACAGAGTGGACAAGTTCGCGCGGGTCGGCTGGCGGCCGGGCCTGGAGGGCAGTCCGGTCCTGACGGACGTGCGCACCTGGTTCACCGGCCGCGTCGAGGGGCGCTTCGAGGGAGGTGTCGGGGGCGGCGGAGGCACCATGGGCGGCGATCACGTCGGCTTCCTCCTGTCGCTCGCCGAGCGGTGCCCACCGGTAGAGGGCACTGTGCCCGCGCTGCTCCGGTACGAGGACGTGGGCGACCTGGAGGCGGGCCACCCGGCCTGA
- a CDS encoding DoxX family protein: protein MTSPSVAPTKPQAATPAAQPATTSSPSLSTPAHDAGLLLLRLVLGLTMAAHGSQKLFGWFGGGGISGTGQFFTASGYPAGDAMAVLAGLTETLGGLGLAVGLLTPLAGAAVVGTLINAIAVHGAGSFFAPEGIEYELLLAAGAAALALTGPGRYAVDRFLPVLRSHRLAHGALAVALGVVLAGALLLVRN from the coding sequence ATGACCAGCCCCTCCGTCGCCCCGACGAAGCCGCAGGCCGCCACACCGGCCGCGCAGCCCGCCACCACCTCCTCCCCCTCGCTCTCGACCCCGGCCCACGACGCCGGCCTGCTGCTCCTGCGCCTCGTCCTCGGGTTGACCATGGCCGCCCACGGCTCCCAGAAGCTCTTCGGCTGGTTCGGAGGCGGCGGCATCAGCGGCACCGGCCAGTTCTTCACCGCCAGCGGCTACCCGGCGGGCGACGCCATGGCCGTCCTGGCCGGGCTGACCGAGACCCTGGGAGGCCTCGGCCTCGCCGTCGGACTGCTCACCCCGCTCGCCGGCGCGGCCGTCGTCGGCACCCTCATCAACGCGATCGCCGTCCACGGCGCCGGATCCTTCTTCGCCCCCGAGGGCATCGAGTACGAACTGCTGCTGGCGGCGGGCGCCGCGGCCCTGGCCCTCACAGGCCCCGGCCGGTACGCCGTCGACCGCTTCCTGCCCGTGCTGCGCAGCCACCGTCTGGCCCACGGCGCCCTCGCCGTCGCCCTCGGCGTGGTCCTCGCCGGCGCGCTGCTCCTCGTACGGAACTAG